Proteins encoded by one window of Emticicia oligotrophica DSM 17448:
- a CDS encoding dipeptidase, producing the protein MKYLLPLLILSITTFAQDKAEKRLLRKADKIHARAYTVDTHADAPINMLEMEGFDVGQKHNYAEDGTQIDFPRMKEGGMDAMFFAVYLGQGKRTPEANVEAKEKALKIFTKIHEAVKNNADKVSLVTTAKEGFAAHKQGKLGVFIGMENGWPVGTDLNNLKIYYDLGLRYITLAHSFNNDLSDSSGDPNGAEHGGLSKLGEACVAEMNRLGIMVDVSHLSDSAFYDVMRVSKVPVIASHSSCRALCDVKRNMTDDMIKLLASKGGVIHINFVADFLKKPSAEVAVSIKTIRMQVQKADATPEDKKRLNAELRQVKYKYPEDMPTVKDVVNHIDHVVKLVGVDHVGIGMDMDGGSDVIGIEDVSKIKNVTIELLRRGYSVKDIRKIWGENTMRVLAESEKFAKK; encoded by the coding sequence ATGAAGTATCTCCTACCTCTACTCATTTTATCAATTACTACATTTGCCCAAGATAAAGCAGAAAAACGCTTACTCCGTAAAGCAGATAAAATTCATGCTCGGGCTTACACGGTCGATACACATGCCGATGCTCCTATTAATATGTTGGAGATGGAAGGTTTTGATGTTGGTCAAAAACATAATTATGCAGAAGATGGCACTCAAATAGATTTTCCTCGTATGAAAGAAGGCGGCATGGATGCCATGTTTTTTGCTGTTTATTTAGGGCAAGGCAAGCGAACTCCCGAAGCAAATGTCGAAGCAAAAGAAAAAGCCTTAAAGATATTTACAAAAATTCATGAGGCGGTAAAAAATAATGCCGATAAAGTGAGTTTAGTAACTACAGCCAAAGAAGGTTTTGCCGCCCATAAACAGGGAAAACTCGGAGTATTCATCGGCATGGAAAATGGCTGGCCTGTGGGCACAGATTTGAATAACCTCAAGATATATTATGATTTAGGTTTAAGATATATCACTTTGGCTCATTCGTTCAATAATGATTTAAGCGATTCTTCGGGCGACCCTAATGGTGCCGAACATGGCGGACTCAGTAAATTAGGAGAAGCTTGTGTAGCAGAAATGAACCGTTTGGGTATCATGGTGGATGTTTCTCACCTTTCTGATTCAGCTTTTTATGATGTCATGCGTGTAAGCAAAGTGCCAGTAATTGCTTCACACTCTTCGTGCCGAGCTTTGTGCGATGTCAAACGCAACATGACTGATGATATGATTAAACTCTTAGCCTCAAAAGGCGGAGTAATTCATATCAATTTTGTAGCAGATTTCTTAAAGAAACCTTCGGCCGAAGTAGCAGTCTCAATCAAAACAATTAGAATGCAAGTGCAAAAAGCAGATGCTACGCCTGAAGACAAAAAACGCCTCAATGCCGAACTCCGTCAGGTAAAGTATAAGTATCCAGAAGATATGCCGACTGTAAAAGATGTAGTTAACCATATCGACCATGTAGTAAAACTCGTAGGAGTTGACCACGTAGGCATAGGCATGGATATGGATGGAGGAAGCGATGTGATTGGCATAGAAGATGTGAGTAAAATAAAAAACGTAACAATCGAGCTTCTTCGAAGAGGCTATTCGGTTAAAGATATTAGAAAAATTTGGGGAGAAAATACGATGCGAGTATTAGCTGAATCCGAAAAATTCGCCAAGAAATAG
- a CDS encoding SusC/RagA family TonB-linked outer membrane protein: MKQNYFVPIKGALFCGLLWLMSVVAFAQKSVSGKVSDAKGDGVPGASITVKGTTTGTISDATGNFKINVPNSGGTLVFSSIGYKTQEVKLTGQASVNVTLEDDAAALDEVVVTGYSIDKRRESTGAISTVKSKDLTAVPSGNVEQQLQGRVSGLTVVTNGQPGTASQIRVRGFGAFGGNEPLYVVDGMPVSSTDFLSPDDIESTTVLKDASTASIYGARAANGVIVYTTKKGTKGAKKLNVTYDGNFGITDPGKGQAMMNPTDFATWTWNAKRNSGEAFGHPQFGSGATPVIPDYLSVGGTPGVIGSVDLAAQKLKYNVDPAAGAIYQVIKANKAGTDWYGAITRQAPLQRHSLGFSGGGENSRFYVGFSLQDQKGILISNGMKRYAFRINSEFNVLKNLRIGENIQMTYLQILGQTGAAGGNGIAADENDILQAFRMPSIIPIYDEFGGYAGTAAKGFNNPRNPVANQNGIKRNRNFNGLANGNVYVEYDPIPGLTLRSSIAGNYRNNYGWGYTRWQYENSENNSAFGYNEFSGYSFGWTFTNTASYKKAFGKHNIEVLAGQEALNTGAGRNMNANGLNPFSQDGDYVTLTTLANRNPPASNLFKGVNFYSLFGRAIYTLNDKYIVTGVIRRDGSSRFGVNSRYGIFPAVSAAWRVSSESFMKNLPWVQDLKVRGGYGTMGNSNNVDPNNQYSLYAANVGNSGYDINGSNSSIVDGYYRTRIGNPDARWETSVTKNIGIDGSFLKGKLDVIFDLWQKDTKDLLYQLPITATAGFQAAAPSVNVGQMVNKGIDIQIINRGKITSDLGYDINVTGSFLKNEITKIADGQTYLTNVNPGFRGLTPIRNQLGYGLSSFYGFQVLGLFQSKAEVDAAPAQDGKGVGRFRYADINNDGKIDANDRTYLGSPIPKFTGGVNFTLTYKGFDLSAYLYTSIGNKIFNASKWFTDFYPSFSGAAISERVKESWTPQNTGAKIPIFETASNFSTNTQANSFYVENGSYLRLQNVAIGYNFSKALLDKLKLSRVRVFAATNNLFTITKYEGLDPQVGGNADTNFGIDVGNYPMTRSFTAGINLGF, encoded by the coding sequence ATGAAACAAAACTACTTTGTTCCTATCAAAGGAGCTCTGTTTTGCGGGTTGCTATGGCTCATGTCCGTAGTTGCATTTGCTCAAAAATCCGTAAGTGGTAAAGTAAGTGATGCTAAGGGTGATGGTGTGCCAGGGGCAAGTATCACCGTAAAGGGCACAACAACGGGTACAATCAGTGATGCAACTGGTAACTTCAAAATCAATGTTCCAAATTCTGGGGGAACTTTAGTTTTCAGCTCAATTGGTTACAAAACTCAAGAAGTTAAATTAACTGGACAAGCATCAGTTAATGTAACATTAGAAGATGATGCTGCTGCTCTTGATGAAGTTGTTGTAACAGGTTACTCAATCGACAAAAGACGTGAGTCAACTGGTGCGATTTCAACTGTAAAATCTAAAGATTTAACAGCTGTACCATCAGGTAACGTTGAACAACAATTACAAGGTAGAGTATCTGGTCTTACAGTAGTAACGAACGGTCAACCTGGTACTGCCAGCCAAATCCGTGTTCGTGGTTTTGGTGCTTTCGGTGGTAACGAACCACTTTATGTTGTTGATGGTATGCCAGTATCTTCAACTGACTTCTTAAGCCCAGACGACATCGAGTCAACTACTGTATTGAAAGATGCTTCTACTGCTTCTATCTACGGTGCTCGTGCTGCGAATGGTGTGATTGTTTACACTACAAAGAAAGGTACAAAAGGTGCAAAGAAATTAAATGTTACTTATGATGGTAACTTTGGTATTACTGACCCAGGTAAAGGTCAAGCGATGATGAATCCAACTGATTTCGCTACTTGGACTTGGAATGCAAAAAGAAATTCAGGTGAGGCTTTCGGTCACCCACAATTCGGTTCAGGAGCAACTCCAGTTATTCCTGACTACCTAAGTGTAGGTGGAACTCCTGGTGTTATCGGATCAGTTGATTTAGCTGCTCAAAAATTGAAATACAACGTTGATCCAGCTGCTGGTGCAATTTACCAAGTTATTAAGGCTAATAAAGCTGGTACTGACTGGTATGGTGCTATCACTCGTCAAGCTCCATTACAAAGACACTCATTAGGCTTCAGTGGTGGTGGCGAAAACAGCCGTTTCTATGTAGGTTTCTCTCTACAAGATCAAAAAGGTATCTTGATTAGCAACGGAATGAAGCGTTATGCTTTCCGTATCAACTCTGAATTTAACGTATTGAAAAACTTACGTATCGGAGAAAACATCCAGATGACTTACTTACAAATCTTAGGTCAAACTGGTGCTGCAGGTGGTAATGGTATCGCTGCTGACGAAAACGACATCCTTCAAGCGTTCCGTATGCCATCAATCATTCCTATCTATGATGAATTCGGTGGATACGCTGGTACAGCTGCAAAAGGTTTCAACAACCCACGTAACCCAGTAGCTAACCAAAATGGTATTAAAAGAAATCGCAATTTTAATGGTTTAGCCAATGGTAACGTATATGTTGAATACGATCCAATTCCAGGTTTAACGCTACGTTCTTCAATTGCTGGTAACTACCGCAATAACTACGGATGGGGATATACTCGTTGGCAATATGAAAACTCAGAGAATAACTCGGCATTTGGTTATAACGAATTCAGTGGATATTCTTTTGGTTGGACATTTACAAACACGGCAAGCTACAAAAAAGCATTTGGCAAGCATAACATCGAGGTGTTAGCGGGTCAAGAAGCTTTAAACACTGGTGCTGGTAGAAACATGAATGCGAATGGTCTAAACCCATTCTCACAAGATGGTGACTATGTAACATTAACTACATTAGCCAACAGAAACCCACCCGCAAGTAACTTGTTTAAAGGAGTAAACTTCTACTCTTTATTTGGTAGAGCAATCTATACCTTAAACGACAAATATATCGTAACTGGTGTTATTCGTCGTGACGGTTCTTCAAGATTCGGTGTTAATAGCCGTTATGGTATCTTCCCAGCGGTATCTGCTGCATGGCGTGTATCATCTGAGTCTTTCATGAAAAACCTTCCATGGGTACAAGACTTGAAAGTACGTGGTGGTTATGGTACAATGGGTAACTCAAACAACGTTGACCCTAACAACCAATACAGTCTATATGCTGCAAACGTAGGTAACTCAGGATATGACATCAACGGTTCAAACTCAAGCATCGTAGATGGTTACTATCGTACACGTATCGGTAACCCAGATGCAAGATGGGAAACATCAGTTACTAAAAACATCGGTATCGATGGTTCATTCTTGAAAGGTAAATTAGACGTTATTTTTGACTTGTGGCAAAAAGATACAAAAGACTTATTGTACCAATTGCCAATTACAGCAACTGCTGGTTTCCAAGCTGCTGCTCCTTCAGTAAACGTTGGTCAGATGGTTAACAAAGGTATTGATATCCAAATCATCAACCGTGGTAAAATCACTTCTGACTTAGGTTATGATATCAACGTAACTGGTAGTTTCTTGAAAAATGAAATTACTAAGATTGCTGATGGTCAAACTTACTTAACAAACGTTAACCCTGGTTTCCGTGGTTTGACTCCAATTCGTAACCAATTGGGCTATGGCTTATCTTCATTCTATGGTTTCCAAGTATTAGGCTTGTTCCAATCTAAAGCTGAAGTTGATGCAGCTCCAGCTCAAGATGGTAAAGGTGTTGGCCGTTTCCGTTATGCTGACATCAATAACGATGGTAAAATCGATGCTAACGACCGTACTTATTTAGGAAGTCCAATCCCTAAATTCACTGGTGGTGTAAACTTCACATTGACATACAAAGGATTTGACTTATCTGCTTATTTGTACACATCAATTGGAAACAAAATCTTCAACGCATCTAAATGGTTTACAGATTTCTATCCTTCATTCTCAGGAGCTGCTATCTCTGAGCGTGTGAAAGAATCTTGGACTCCACAAAACACTGGTGCAAAAATTCCGATTTTCGAAACAGCATCTAACTTTAGTACAAATACTCAAGCTAACTCATTCTACGTAGAAAATGGTTCATACTTGAGATTACAAAACGTTGCGATTGGTTATAACTTCTCTAAAGCGTTATTGGATAAATTGAAATTGAGCAGAGTTCGTGTATTTGCTGCAACAAACAACTTGTTTACTATCACTAAATACGAAGGTTTAGATCCTCAAGTTGGTGGTAACGCAGATACTAACTTTGGTATCGACGTAGGTAACTACCCAATGACAAGAAGCTTTACTGCCGGTATTAACTTAGGATTCTAA
- a CDS encoding RagB/SusD family nutrient uptake outer membrane protein, translating to MRKYIFNKLTLAAACLTLIGYSCKEDFLTVLPTGAIAKTQLTTKKGLEGALIAAYGQMSGYGTRMVNPQNWVWGSIRGGDANKGTDPGDFSDINPIQTFQYLSTQGVINDNYRGLYEGVARANNVLGLLKDAQADVSAEDKTRISAEAKFLRAHFYFQLKRNFNNTPYVDETVDVGSGIEKIKNDVDLWPKIEADFKAAYDNLPATQGQAGRANKWAAASYLAKTYMYQKKFPEAKSLFDAIIANGVTANGKKYALVANFGDLFKATNDNSSESVFALQAAANTGSVNNANADGDLNWPYNTGPNGPGNCCGFFQPSFELGNSYRTKDGLPLLDGSYNDAANALKTDMGIQSSTAFTPDAGELDPRLDHTIGRRGIMFLDWQKHPGFDWIRNQANGGPYSPKKYSYYKSDKGSLQDNSSWTPGYTALNYYIIRFSDVLLMAAEAEIEVGSLTKAQEYVNMVRNRASNPSSFVTQDGGPAAKYVIKPYSGTWTDKAAARTAVRFERKLELAMEGHRFYDLVRWGEDVTAINAYLKYENRFLPNTLPSSGYQAKHALLPLPQAQIDLVGSDILKQNPGY from the coding sequence ATGAGAAAATATATTTTCAATAAATTAACTTTAGCAGCAGCTTGTCTTACATTGATTGGCTACTCATGTAAGGAAGATTTCCTTACAGTACTTCCGACTGGTGCGATTGCTAAAACCCAGTTGACAACTAAAAAAGGTTTAGAGGGTGCGTTAATTGCAGCTTACGGCCAAATGAGTGGATACGGTACTCGTATGGTGAACCCACAAAACTGGGTTTGGGGTAGTATCCGCGGTGGTGATGCAAACAAAGGAACTGACCCAGGTGACTTCTCTGACATCAACCCGATTCAAACGTTCCAGTATCTTTCTACACAAGGTGTAATCAACGATAACTATCGTGGTCTTTACGAAGGTGTAGCTCGTGCAAACAACGTATTGGGTTTATTGAAAGATGCTCAAGCTGACGTAAGTGCTGAAGACAAAACACGTATTTCAGCAGAAGCAAAATTCTTGAGAGCTCACTTCTACTTCCAATTGAAGAGAAACTTCAACAATACGCCTTATGTTGATGAAACTGTTGACGTAGGTAGTGGTATTGAGAAAATCAAAAATGATGTTGATTTGTGGCCAAAAATCGAAGCTGATTTCAAAGCAGCTTACGATAACCTTCCTGCAACACAAGGACAGGCTGGTCGTGCTAACAAATGGGCAGCTGCTTCTTACTTAGCAAAAACTTATATGTATCAAAAGAAATTTCCTGAAGCAAAATCTTTGTTTGATGCAATCATTGCTAATGGTGTAACTGCTAATGGTAAGAAATATGCTTTAGTTGCTAACTTTGGAGACTTATTCAAAGCAACTAACGATAATAGTTCTGAGTCAGTATTCGCATTACAAGCTGCTGCAAACACTGGTAGTGTAAACAACGCTAACGCTGATGGTGACTTGAACTGGCCTTATAACACAGGTCCTAACGGTCCTGGTAACTGCTGCGGTTTCTTCCAACCAAGCTTTGAGTTAGGTAACTCATACCGTACAAAAGATGGTTTACCATTATTAGACGGTTCATATAACGATGCTGCCAATGCATTGAAAACTGATATGGGTATTCAATCAAGCACAGCATTTACTCCAGATGCAGGTGAACTTGACCCTCGTCTTGACCACACTATCGGTCGTCGTGGTATCATGTTCTTAGACTGGCAAAAACACCCAGGATTTGACTGGATCCGTAACCAAGCTAACGGTGGACCATACTCTCCAAAGAAATATTCTTACTACAAATCTGACAAAGGTTCGTTGCAAGATAATAGCTCTTGGACTCCTGGTTACACAGCGTTAAACTATTATATCATTCGTTTCTCGGATGTATTATTGATGGCAGCTGAAGCTGAAATCGAAGTAGGTAGCTTAACAAAAGCACAAGAATACGTAAACATGGTTCGTAACCGTGCTTCAAACCCTTCGAGTTTCGTAACTCAAGATGGTGGCCCTGCTGCTAAATATGTAATCAAGCCTTACTCAGGAACTTGGACTGACAAAGCTGCTGCTCGTACTGCGGTTCGTTTCGAACGTAAATTGGAGTTAGCTATGGAAGGACACCGTTTCTACGACTTAGTACGTTGGGGTGAAGATGTTACCGCAATCAATGCTTACTTGAAGTACGAAAACAGATTCTTGCCAAATACATTGCCAAGCTCTGGATACCAAGCTAAGCACGCTTTATTGCCACTTCCACAAGCTCAAATCGACTTAGTTGGTTCTGACATTTTGAAGCAAAACCCTGGATATTAA
- a CDS encoding VCBS repeat-containing protein — translation MQKFPFYIVIIFSLFIFSCKEKTVFTELKSGDTGITFSNRIAENDTLNILTFEYVYNGGGVAMGDFNNDNLTDIYFTGNTTPNKLYLNRTQKGEKLKFEEVTEKAGVNGHNRWSSGVALVDINNDNLLDIYVCATARKAVGQRTNLLYVNQGIGKDGIPTFKDLAQEYGIADTTHTTNAAFFDYDNDGDLDLYLVVNEMDDTRFPNKYQEKGEITSSKRSDRLYRNDFDKTKNHAVFTDVSKAAGIFDDAYGLGINITDINQDGWKDIYITNDFLTNDLLYVNNHDGTFTERAKEYFKHTSYSAMGNDVSDINNDGLVDIIAVDMMPESNYRKKMMTPANSYVTYQNNDRFGYLYQFPRNTLQLNQGKNPSTGHPIFSEISFVAGVAQTDWSWTPMVTDFDNDGYRDIIITNGFPRDITDQDFLAYRNEVNALMEKSMLLEYVPKVKLKNYAYKNKGKDGAFQFDDVTDKWGITEPTSANGAAYADLDNDGDLDYVVNNINDSASVYLNNSIQLKPQESNYLRVKFIGNKKNVAGIGATVEIKYGNGEKQLYEHSLYRGYLSTVEPIAHFGLGKHTKVAQLKVIWGNGYIQTLNNINTNQVITLEEKNATPPLPEVQLAKANLLFTDITDQLKINYKHEEEDYIDFNVQKLIPHKLSQFGPSLAVGDVNGDGTEDVFISGSSHHKGRFLLQDKSGSFIVKDLLDGLGDAEKTAEDMGTLLFDADGDNDLDLYIVSGSSEFPANAPELQDRFYRNDGKGNFKLDVNALPKFLKSGSCVKAADYDHDGDLDLFVGGRVEPSAYPKPVSSYILRNDKGNFSEVTDKVAPQLKNIGLICDVTWSDFDNDGWQDLVMAGEFMPITFLKNNKGVFGFAQTANTSLADKIGWWNSITSGDFDNDGDIDYIVGNMGVNTLMHASAEHPFRIYANDFNNDGFYDAIPTVYFKDLEGKPQEFPYNTRDDLAKQFIQTRQRFQNYAKFSQATIKEILKPEELQKALVLSANWLKSSYIENKGAGKFEMKELPLQAQFAPVFGMTTQDFDQDGNLDVLLAGNDYGIELGTGRNDALNGLLLKGDGKGNFTPISIEKSGYCVTGDAKALVKVMSPAGQLRTITSQNKNSLKVFDYHFPVKTIPLQANETTALIKLKNGQIRREEIGFGSSFLSQSAHNLIISSDIKSVELINTKGNKRIIK, via the coding sequence ATGCAAAAATTTCCTTTTTATATTGTCATTATATTTAGCCTTTTTATCTTTTCATGTAAAGAAAAAACAGTATTTACTGAACTCAAATCAGGCGATACTGGCATTACTTTCTCTAACCGTATTGCTGAAAATGATACCCTCAATATCCTGACATTTGAGTATGTTTATAACGGTGGTGGAGTAGCCATGGGAGATTTTAATAATGATAATCTAACCGATATTTACTTCACTGGAAATACAACACCCAATAAACTATACTTAAATCGAACCCAAAAAGGGGAGAAACTAAAGTTTGAGGAAGTAACTGAGAAAGCAGGGGTAAATGGCCATAATAGGTGGTCATCAGGCGTAGCTTTAGTCGATATAAATAATGATAATTTATTAGACATCTATGTGTGTGCTACTGCTCGTAAAGCGGTTGGACAACGCACAAACTTGCTCTATGTAAACCAAGGAATTGGGAAAGATGGAATACCTACTTTCAAAGATTTAGCCCAAGAATACGGCATCGCCGATACTACTCACACAACAAATGCAGCATTTTTTGACTATGATAACGATGGAGACCTTGATTTATATTTAGTAGTAAACGAAATGGATGATACCCGTTTCCCGAATAAATATCAAGAAAAAGGAGAAATCACGAGTTCAAAACGCTCTGATAGGCTTTATAGAAACGACTTTGATAAAACTAAAAATCATGCCGTATTTACAGATGTATCTAAGGCAGCTGGCATTTTTGATGATGCTTATGGTTTAGGTATTAATATTACTGATATTAACCAAGACGGCTGGAAAGACATCTACATAACAAACGATTTTCTAACAAATGATTTGCTATACGTAAATAACCACGATGGTACATTTACTGAAAGAGCAAAAGAATACTTTAAACATACATCGTATTCAGCAATGGGTAATGATGTATCAGATATAAACAATGATGGTTTGGTTGATATAATTGCTGTTGATATGATGCCTGAAAGTAATTATCGTAAAAAGATGATGACTCCGGCTAATAGTTACGTAACTTATCAAAACAACGACCGCTTCGGTTATTTATATCAATTTCCACGCAATACCTTACAGCTCAATCAAGGTAAAAACCCAAGTACAGGTCACCCCATTTTTAGTGAAATTAGCTTTGTGGCTGGGGTTGCTCAAACTGACTGGAGTTGGACTCCAATGGTAACCGATTTTGATAATGATGGCTACCGAGATATAATTATTACCAATGGTTTTCCGAGAGATATAACTGATCAAGATTTCCTAGCTTATCGCAATGAAGTGAATGCTCTCATGGAAAAATCAATGTTATTAGAGTATGTACCTAAGGTAAAACTTAAAAACTACGCTTATAAGAATAAAGGGAAAGATGGTGCTTTCCAGTTCGATGATGTAACTGATAAATGGGGTATTACAGAGCCTACATCAGCCAATGGTGCTGCTTATGCCGATTTAGACAATGATGGTGACCTTGACTATGTAGTAAATAATATTAACGACTCAGCCTCGGTTTATTTGAATAATTCGATTCAGCTTAAGCCTCAAGAAAGTAATTATTTAAGAGTTAAATTTATAGGTAATAAAAAAAATGTAGCTGGTATCGGTGCAACAGTTGAAATAAAGTATGGAAATGGCGAAAAACAATTATACGAACATTCTCTCTATCGTGGATATTTATCAACCGTTGAACCCATTGCCCATTTTGGACTAGGAAAACATACAAAAGTTGCCCAATTAAAAGTAATTTGGGGAAATGGATATATTCAAACGCTTAATAATATCAATACTAATCAAGTCATTACACTTGAAGAAAAAAATGCAACTCCTCCACTTCCCGAAGTACAATTAGCTAAGGCAAACTTACTTTTCACAGATATTACAGACCAATTAAAAATTAATTATAAACACGAAGAGGAAGACTACATTGACTTCAATGTTCAGAAGTTAATTCCACATAAATTATCTCAATTCGGACCTTCACTTGCAGTTGGCGATGTAAATGGTGATGGAACTGAAGACGTATTTATTTCTGGTTCGTCTCACCACAAAGGTAGATTCTTATTACAGGATAAATCTGGAAGTTTTATTGTCAAAGACCTACTTGATGGCCTTGGAGATGCCGAAAAAACGGCTGAAGATATGGGTACACTTTTATTCGATGCCGATGGAGATAATGACTTAGACCTTTACATTGTAAGTGGAAGTTCGGAATTTCCTGCCAATGCCCCCGAACTCCAAGACCGCTTTTACAGAAATGATGGCAAAGGAAATTTCAAACTTGATGTGAATGCACTACCTAAATTTCTCAAGAGTGGTTCTTGCGTAAAAGCAGCTGACTACGACCATGATGGAGATTTAGACCTTTTCGTAGGCGGACGAGTTGAACCTTCGGCCTATCCAAAACCTGTATCAAGTTATATACTAAGAAATGATAAAGGAAATTTTAGTGAGGTAACGGATAAAGTTGCTCCGCAGCTAAAAAATATTGGTTTAATTTGCGATGTTACGTGGTCAGACTTTGATAATGACGGCTGGCAAGACTTAGTAATGGCAGGAGAATTTATGCCGATTACTTTCTTGAAAAATAATAAAGGTGTCTTCGGCTTCGCTCAAACGGCTAATACATCACTTGCTGATAAAATTGGTTGGTGGAATAGTATTACGTCTGGAGATTTTGACAATGACGGTGACATTGACTACATCGTTGGTAATATGGGAGTTAATACGCTCATGCATGCGTCGGCTGAGCACCCTTTTAGAATTTATGCCAATGATTTCAATAATGATGGTTTTTATGACGCTATTCCAACCGTATATTTCAAAGACTTAGAAGGCAAGCCACAGGAATTTCCATATAATACACGTGATGATTTAGCGAAGCAGTTTATCCAAACACGTCAACGTTTCCAAAACTATGCTAAGTTTTCACAAGCAACAATTAAAGAAATATTAAAACCAGAAGAACTACAAAAAGCCCTTGTTCTAAGTGCAAATTGGCTAAAAAGCAGTTATATTGAAAATAAAGGTGCTGGTAAATTTGAAATGAAAGAATTACCTCTTCAAGCTCAATTTGCACCTGTTTTTGGCATGACTACCCAAGATTTCGACCAAGACGGTAATCTTGATGTACTCTTGGCAGGAAATGATTATGGTATTGAACTAGGTACTGGCCGTAACGATGCCTTGAATGGATTGCTCTTAAAAGGAGATGGAAAAGGGAATTTCACCCCCATTTCAATCGAAAAAAGTGGCTATTGTGTAACAGGTGATGCTAAAGCCTTGGTAAAAGTGATGAGTCCAGCAGGACAACTTCGTACAATTACTTCACAAAATAAAAATTCACTTAAAGTATTCGACTATCATTTTCCAGTAAAAACAATTCCACTGCAGGCTAACGAAACTACTGCGTTGATTAAGCTTAAAAATGGACAAATACGTAGAGAAGAAATTGGTTTTGGCTCTTCGTTTTTATCTCAATCTGCTCACAATCTTATAATTAGTTCAGATATAAAAAGCGTTGAATTAATCAATACGAAAGGGAATAAGAGGATAATTAAATGA